The Staphylococcus carnosus genome has a segment encoding these proteins:
- the mdh gene encoding malate dehydrogenase, which produces MAKNKIAIIGAGHTGSTLAFIIAERALADVVLLEIPKNEKPARGKALDIKESGPILGFNGNVLGTSDYQDIAGADIVVITAGAARKPGMSRDDLIQINENVMAQVTEGIKKYAPESKIIVLTNPVDAMTYAVYKLSGFPKERVLGQSGILDTARYRTFVSEALNVAQTDVTGLVLGGHGDTMVPLLSTTMVGGVPLRELLAQDKIDAIVERTRKGGAEIVGLLGNGSAYYAPAAAIYEMAAAILNDERRLVPAITYLDGEYGFKDICLGVPTILGANGVEKVVEIELSDDEQQLRDSADAVEDVKSALKNK; this is translated from the coding sequence ATGGCTAAAAATAAAATTGCGATTATCGGAGCAGGTCACACAGGATCCACACTAGCTTTTATTATTGCAGAACGTGCATTAGCAGATGTAGTATTGCTAGAAATTCCTAAAAATGAAAAACCAGCACGTGGTAAGGCACTGGATATTAAAGAAAGCGGTCCGATTTTAGGATTTAACGGAAATGTTTTGGGTACTTCTGATTATCAAGATATTGCAGGTGCAGATATTGTTGTAATTACAGCAGGGGCAGCACGTAAACCTGGTATGAGCCGTGATGATTTGATTCAAATTAATGAGAACGTAATGGCTCAAGTGACTGAAGGTATAAAAAAATATGCACCAGAAAGTAAAATTATCGTTTTAACCAATCCAGTAGATGCTATGACATATGCAGTATATAAATTGTCAGGCTTTCCGAAAGAACGTGTGCTTGGACAATCAGGCATCTTAGACACAGCACGTTATCGTACATTTGTATCAGAAGCGTTGAATGTAGCCCAAACAGATGTAACAGGATTAGTACTTGGCGGACATGGAGATACAATGGTACCGTTACTAAGCACAACAATGGTCGGAGGCGTACCACTAAGAGAACTGTTGGCTCAAGATAAAATTGATGCAATCGTTGAACGTACACGTAAAGGCGGTGCAGAAATTGTTGGGCTGTTAGGAAATGGTTCAGCATATTACGCGCCAGCCGCGGCGATTTATGAAATGGCTGCAGCGATTTTAAATGACGAAAGACGTCTAGTGCCAGCTATCACTTATTTAGACGGTGAATATGGATTTAAAGATATTTGCTTAGGTGTGCCAACTATTTTAGGGGCTAACGGTGTTGAAAAAGTGGTTGAAATTGAATTATCAGATGATGAACAACAACTGCGCGATTCAGCTGATGCGGTTGAGGATGTTAAATCAGCTTTGAAAAATAAATAA
- a CDS encoding DedA family protein, with the protein MNQWLTHVMEQFGYLGVALLIFLENLFPPIPSEIVLTFGGFLAGEHKLSFIGVVLSATAGSVVGAILLYGLGDWIGKKRIYRLTEKYGKYVYIKEADIDRTVHWFDKYGHWTVFFCRFIPVLRCLISLPAGMTHMPFWTFVSYSAAGALIWNGVMIYLGKAVGSHWHSVLQYIDFYSKFFIIILIIAVIFLIWKWWRRKKSDSK; encoded by the coding sequence TTGAATCAATGGTTAACTCATGTGATGGAACAATTTGGTTATTTGGGTGTTGCATTGCTCATTTTTTTAGAGAATTTATTTCCGCCGATTCCTTCTGAAATTGTTTTGACTTTCGGAGGATTTTTGGCTGGTGAACATAAATTATCATTTATCGGTGTTGTGCTTTCGGCTACAGCAGGTTCAGTAGTAGGAGCAATTTTATTATATGGTTTAGGAGATTGGATTGGTAAAAAACGTATTTATCGTTTAACTGAAAAGTATGGGAAGTATGTTTATATAAAAGAAGCAGATATTGATCGAACAGTACATTGGTTTGATAAATATGGACATTGGACTGTATTCTTTTGTCGCTTTATACCAGTGCTGCGTTGCTTAATTTCTTTACCAGCTGGAATGACACATATGCCATTTTGGACTTTTGTTTCTTATAGTGCAGCAGGTGCTTTAATTTGGAATGGCGTTATGATTTATCTTGGAAAAGCAGTAGGCAGTCATTGGCATTCTGTTTTACAATATATCGATTTTTATTCTAAGTTTTTCATCATTATCTTAATTATTGCTGTGATTTTCTTAATTTGGAAATGGTGGCGACGTAAAAAATCAGATAGTAAGTAA
- a CDS encoding aldo/keto reductase: MERVQINHNVDYSRVIQGFWRTKDWQKSTQELNRFIHELVELGVTTMDHADIYGDYSCEALFGKALALSPELRDKIQLISKCGIILPTDRLELFDGHRYDLSKSHIVGAVDRSLKSLGTDYLDTLLLHRPSPLMNPDEVRAALDTLVEQGKIKSFGVSNFSNTQYDLLNSDIKSHKLHIAVNQLQVSPYHAEPMYDGTIDHMYQEGVKIMGWSPLAGGKLLNLNDDKAKSVMSIISPIAFKNNVAPTSVITAWLAKHPATIMPIMGTGQIEHMQDAVKGLEVELSDQEWFDIYVAVLGQDIP, translated from the coding sequence ATGGAAAGAGTACAAATCAATCATAATGTGGACTATTCACGGGTTATACAAGGATTTTGGAGAACCAAAGATTGGCAAAAATCGACTCAAGAATTGAATCGATTTATCCATGAACTTGTAGAATTAGGAGTAACCACAATGGATCATGCGGATATTTATGGTGATTATTCTTGTGAAGCCTTATTCGGAAAAGCCTTAGCACTCTCACCTGAATTACGTGATAAAATCCAATTGATTTCCAAATGCGGCATTATATTGCCGACAGATCGCTTAGAATTATTTGATGGACATCGTTATGATTTAAGCAAATCACATATTGTAGGTGCCGTAGACCGTTCTTTAAAATCTTTAGGTACAGATTATTTAGATACGTTACTCTTACATCGACCTTCTCCTTTAATGAACCCTGATGAGGTAAGGGCTGCTTTAGATACTCTTGTTGAGCAAGGGAAAATCAAATCATTCGGTGTTTCTAACTTTTCTAATACTCAGTATGACTTATTAAATTCTGATATTAAATCTCATAAATTGCATATTGCAGTTAATCAGCTTCAAGTGTCACCATATCATGCTGAACCGATGTACGATGGTACAATTGATCATATGTACCAAGAAGGTGTCAAAATTATGGGTTGGAGTCCACTTGCAGGTGGAAAACTATTGAATTTGAATGATGACAAAGCGAAAAGTGTAATGTCGATTATCAGTCCAATTGCTTTTAAAAATAATGTCGCACCGACTTCAGTTATAACTGCATGGCTTGCTAAACATCCAGCAACGATTATGCCGATAATGGGCACGGGTCAGATTGAACATATGCAAGATGCAGTTAAAGGCTTAGAAGTAGAATTAAGTGACCAAGAGTGGTTTGATATTTATGTTGCAGTATTAGGCCAAGATATTCCCTAA
- a CDS encoding CobW family GTP-binding protein produces the protein MERNNNSKLSIYIVTGFLGSGKTSFLKHYTEELLKRDEKIAVIMNEFGDFDVDSQILKPVIQTISLQNGCVCCDLSQALVAQLSVIINQNQAQHVIIEATGIAHPLQLIEACFDPVLANHVNPPQVIGLVDAPRFLQRHEYSDSTQQLMEEQIEVSHDIIVNKIDLINDEEQNEVKLQLKALNPHGILLPATYGQVDFTDLKQKDSSDKPHSHSHLHHHGISSLAYTFTAPIDRQMFYQFILRLPENIYRLKGYVRFRDTPETTYLFQFAYGMPDYEPIQGNNTNTVVLIGENLDKERLRNQLDALQFT, from the coding sequence ATGGAAAGAAATAATAACAGTAAATTATCTATTTATATTGTAACAGGTTTTCTAGGTAGTGGTAAAACGTCTTTCCTCAAACATTATACTGAGGAATTATTAAAAAGAGATGAGAAAATTGCAGTCATCATGAATGAATTTGGCGATTTTGATGTAGATAGTCAAATTTTAAAGCCAGTTATTCAAACCATTTCCTTGCAGAACGGTTGTGTTTGCTGCGATTTATCACAGGCTTTAGTTGCACAACTTTCTGTCATAATCAATCAAAATCAAGCGCAACATGTCATTATTGAAGCCACAGGTATTGCTCATCCACTTCAACTCATTGAAGCTTGTTTTGATCCTGTTTTAGCTAATCATGTAAATCCGCCGCAAGTCATTGGACTTGTGGATGCACCGAGATTTTTACAACGTCATGAATACTCTGATTCCACACAACAATTGATGGAAGAACAAATCGAAGTAAGTCATGACATTATTGTGAACAAAATTGATTTAATCAATGATGAAGAACAAAATGAAGTAAAATTACAGTTGAAAGCATTGAATCCACATGGGATTTTACTGCCGGCAACATATGGTCAAGTGGATTTTACTGACTTAAAACAAAAGGATTCATCCGACAAACCACATTCTCACTCTCACCTGCATCATCATGGTATTAGTTCTCTTGCTTATACTTTTACAGCACCTATTGATAGACAAATGTTCTACCAATTTATTTTACGTTTGCCAGAAAATATATATCGTTTGAAAGGATATGTTCGTTTTAGAGACACACCTGAAACAACCTATTTATTTCAATTTGCATATGGTATGCCTGACTATGAACCTATTCAAGGAAACAACACCAACACTGTTGTATTGATTGGTGAAAATCTTGATAAAGAGCGTTTGCGAAATCAATTAGATGCGCTGCAATTCACTTGA
- a CDS encoding MarR family winged helix-turn-helix transcriptional regulator, with protein sequence MSEQLNLGGRLCFSLYNAQRQVNRYYSNKVFKKYKLTYPQFLVLTILWEDSPVNVKKVVTELALDTGTVSPLLKRMEQVDLIKRERSEVDQREVFIHLTEKSEAIKPELGQACNQLADISGLSENEEKELNRLLDKLIDSLAKENA encoded by the coding sequence ATGTCTGAACAACTTAATTTAGGCGGGCGCCTATGCTTTAGTTTGTACAATGCTCAAAGACAAGTAAATCGCTACTACTCTAATAAAGTATTTAAAAAGTACAAACTAACTTACCCGCAATTTTTAGTATTAACAATTCTATGGGAAGACTCACCTGTAAATGTTAAGAAAGTCGTAACTGAACTAGCTCTTGATACTGGTACGGTTTCACCTCTTTTAAAAAGAATGGAACAAGTTGATCTTATTAAAAGAGAACGTTCTGAAGTGGATCAACGCGAAGTATTTATTCATTTAACTGAAAAAAGTGAAGCAATTAAACCTGAACTTGGTCAAGCTTGCAATCAATTAGCTGATATCTCAGGATTATCTGAAAATGAAGAAAAAGAATTAAATCGTTTGCTTGATAAATTAATCGATTCACTCGCTAAAGAAAATGCATAA
- a CDS encoding amino acid ABC transporter ATP-binding/permease protein, whose amino-acid sequence MKKRPIQFKLDKDLIFAIIVGVIGALVAIGMFFLSGLMISQAAQNAPLVALIILVVLVKMFGFIRALARYFERLFSHRTTFTMLRDIRVQFFSGLTQVVPDIYRKFKSSDLISRMVSSVEALQNIYLRVYYPPVVIGITALITVVALWEFSFAHTLLLFLSMTISLGILPWLSAKRARVLSERVAEDESQFLSQYFDYKEGYGELQRFHQVESYRKDLMQRLFGYSKRQRSEQRFLTLYDFALDAVSMISLFLCVWLGIIQVQNGNMDVIYLTSIVLMLLTLFEQAVPMSNVAYFKADTDQAIINISEVLNDVPDPSRYPQSGQNNNFNSEHELIDVENVDFKYWNQIGNVLKQINLHVKKGERLAIIGPSGSGKSTLMQVIAGLYQTETGAALLNGRTIFELTEAEKAESFNVMLQHQQLFDGTVRENLLSDADDNKMRQVLDELGLEHVALDYEITLTGVGLSGGELQRLCLARLFLKEAPIWLLDEPTRSLDWDNSEGMMQRIFEQSETLIVATHDLELLPKFDRIAVMIEGELVEIDNYQQLMQQKGYLYDMVTLNE is encoded by the coding sequence ATGAAGAAACGACCAATACAATTTAAATTAGATAAAGACTTGATATTTGCGATTATTGTAGGTGTTATTGGTGCACTTGTTGCTATTGGGATGTTCTTTTTAAGTGGTTTGATGATTTCTCAAGCTGCTCAAAATGCACCGCTTGTGGCATTGATTATACTTGTGGTGCTTGTGAAAATGTTCGGATTTATCCGGGCACTTGCTCGTTACTTTGAACGTTTGTTTTCACATCGGACAACTTTTACGATGTTAAGAGATATACGTGTTCAATTTTTCTCAGGTCTGACACAAGTAGTGCCTGATATTTATCGGAAATTTAAATCAAGTGATTTAATTTCACGCATGGTTTCTAGTGTGGAAGCTTTGCAAAATATTTATCTTCGCGTATATTATCCGCCTGTGGTAATCGGAATCACTGCTTTGATTACAGTAGTGGCGCTTTGGGAATTCTCATTTGCACATACGCTTTTATTGTTTTTAAGTATGACAATTTCTTTAGGGATATTGCCATGGTTAAGTGCCAAACGTGCTCGGGTATTAAGTGAACGTGTCGCTGAGGATGAAAGTCAATTTCTAAGTCAATATTTTGACTATAAAGAAGGTTATGGAGAGCTGCAACGTTTCCATCAAGTGGAAAGTTATCGTAAAGATCTAATGCAACGCTTATTTGGTTACAGCAAACGTCAACGAAGCGAACAACGATTTTTAACGCTATATGATTTTGCATTAGATGCAGTATCCATGATTTCATTATTCTTATGTGTATGGCTAGGAATAATTCAAGTACAAAATGGTAATATGGATGTCATTTATCTTACTAGTATTGTATTAATGTTATTAACATTATTCGAACAAGCCGTACCAATGAGCAATGTAGCTTATTTCAAAGCAGATACTGACCAAGCGATAATAAACATCAGTGAAGTTTTAAATGATGTTCCAGATCCATCACGATATCCACAAAGTGGTCAGAATAATAATTTTAATAGCGAGCATGAGTTAATAGATGTTGAAAATGTTGATTTTAAATATTGGAATCAAATAGGAAATGTTTTAAAACAGATAAATTTGCATGTGAAAAAAGGTGAACGTTTAGCAATTATCGGTCCTTCTGGCTCTGGTAAAAGTACATTGATGCAAGTTATTGCCGGCTTGTATCAAACTGAAACAGGTGCTGCATTATTAAACGGACGTACTATTTTTGAGCTAACAGAAGCAGAAAAAGCTGAGAGCTTTAATGTGATGTTGCAGCACCAACAATTATTTGATGGCACCGTCAGAGAAAATTTATTGTCTGATGCCGATGATAATAAAATGCGTCAAGTTTTAGATGAATTAGGTTTAGAGCATGTGGCACTGGATTATGAAATTACATTGACAGGTGTAGGATTATCTGGTGGAGAACTGCAACGTTTATGTTTAGCGCGATTATTCTTAAAAGAAGCACCTATTTGGTTATTAGACGAACCTACACGTTCGCTTGATTGGGATAATTCTGAAGGCATGATGCAACGTATTTTTGAACAAAGTGAAACGTTAATCGTTGCGACACATGATTTAGAGTTACTTCCGAAATTTGATCGTATTGCAGTAATGATTGAAGGAGAACTTGTAGAAATAGATAATTATCAACAATTAATGCAACAAAAAGGATATCTTTATGATATGGTGACCTTAAATGAATAG
- a CDS encoding ABC transporter ATP-binding protein/permease — translation MKNLTRYIQKYISYPILMAIVCAMLAIVVVVQNVTIAKVLDIMLTKAHSSISLTAILGILLAILILRAVLNMSNQLLGTQLAYKVKTNLRKRAVTQNADQPIGEQMSVITESIDGIAPFYQDYLPQVFKAVMIPLFIIIAMCFIHLNTALIMMVTAPFIPVFYILFGLKTRDESKDQMTYLTQFSQRFLNLAQGLITLKLFNRSKQAEATIYQESTKFRDKTMKILRSAFLSGLMLEFISLLGIGLVALEAGLGLVLFHNINFQTAAIAIILAPEFYNSIKDLGQAFHTGKQSEGAADVVFDMLDVDSNHDETTRYSVDTSQAAQIHLDQVSYHYPNTERLAVDGVTLDIDKGDHIALVGPSGAGKTTLSQLILQIRQPSKGIVTFNKEDLKLGVLSQQPYIFNASIRENVTMFKEVPDAEVMKVIEAVGLTDKIKSLPDGLDTAIGEGGEMLSGGQMRRIELSRVLLDRPEVVVFDEPATGLDVWTERIIQTALKEYFDTRTVIMIAHRQSTIRAADRRIYMKQGRIETDDQDISIGMRKGREKA, via the coding sequence ATGAAGAATTTAACGCGTTATATTCAAAAGTACATATCATATCCTATTTTGATGGCGATTGTATGTGCGATGCTCGCTATCGTTGTTGTAGTTCAAAATGTCACAATCGCGAAAGTATTAGATATCATGCTGACGAAAGCGCATAGTAGTATTTCGTTAACAGCAATTCTGGGAATTTTACTGGCCATCCTTATTTTACGTGCCGTACTCAATATGTCTAATCAATTGCTAGGGACACAACTCGCTTATAAAGTGAAAACAAATTTACGAAAACGTGCAGTTACACAAAATGCTGATCAGCCAATTGGTGAACAAATGAGTGTTATCACTGAAAGCATTGACGGAATCGCACCGTTTTATCAAGACTACTTGCCGCAAGTTTTTAAGGCAGTTATGATTCCGCTTTTCATTATCATTGCGATGTGTTTTATTCATTTGAATACGGCACTGATTATGATGGTTACAGCACCCTTTATTCCTGTTTTTTATATTCTTTTCGGATTAAAAACGCGTGATGAGTCAAAAGATCAAATGACTTATTTAACGCAATTCAGTCAACGTTTTTTGAATTTAGCACAAGGTTTAATTACTTTGAAGCTTTTTAACCGTTCAAAACAAGCTGAGGCAACGATTTACCAAGAAAGCACGAAATTCCGTGATAAAACAATGAAAATTTTGCGCAGTGCATTTTTATCGGGATTAATGCTAGAGTTTATCAGTTTGCTCGGTATTGGTTTAGTAGCTCTTGAAGCAGGACTAGGACTAGTACTATTTCATAACATCAACTTTCAAACTGCAGCTATTGCGATTATCTTAGCACCTGAATTTTATAACTCGATTAAAGATTTAGGACAAGCGTTCCATACTGGTAAACAAAGTGAAGGTGCAGCAGATGTTGTTTTTGATATGTTAGATGTAGACTCCAATCATGATGAAACGACACGCTATTCAGTCGATACATCTCAAGCTGCTCAAATTCATTTAGACCAAGTATCTTATCATTATCCTAATACTGAACGTCTTGCAGTAGATGGTGTTACATTAGATATCGATAAAGGTGATCATATTGCTTTGGTTGGACCAAGCGGGGCAGGAAAGACGACACTTTCGCAATTAATTTTGCAAATACGCCAACCCTCAAAGGGTATCGTCACTTTTAATAAGGAAGATTTAAAGTTAGGTGTTTTAAGTCAACAACCTTATATCTTTAATGCAAGCATTCGTGAGAATGTGACAATGTTTAAAGAAGTACCGGACGCTGAGGTTATGAAAGTAATTGAAGCGGTTGGTCTAACGGATAAAATTAAATCTCTGCCAGACGGTTTGGATACAGCTATCGGAGAAGGTGGAGAAATGTTGTCTGGCGGACAAATGAGACGTATTGAATTATCACGTGTTCTCTTAGACCGTCCGGAAGTTGTTGTGTTTGATGAACCAGCAACAGGGCTTGATGTTTGGACTGAACGTATTATTCAAACAGCATTAAAAGAATATTTTGATACACGGACAGTTATCATGATTGCGCACCGTCAAAGTACAATTCGCGCTGCTGATCGCAGAATTTATATGAAACAAGGTCGGATTGAAACTGATGACCAGGATATTTCAATCGGGATGCGTAAAGGACGTGAGAAAGCATGA
- a CDS encoding undecaprenyl-diphosphate phosphatase — translation MLLLELLKALILGIVEGLTEFAPVSSTGHMILVDDMWLKSPEFLGSQSAFTFKIVIQLGSVFAAAWVFRKRYFEMLYIGKYQPAATETESADGKIGKRVKPKRLTLWHVLVGMIPAGILGLLFDDVIEKYLFSVPTVMIGLLLGAFYMIFAQKFSERYAHRENIDQITFFQAFVIGLSQAVAMWPGFSRSGSTISTGVLMKMNYKAASDFTFIMAVPIMLAASLLSLVKHIGYIHLSHIPFYIIGFLAAFIFGLLSIRLFLNLINRIKLIPFAIYRIILVIFIAILYFGFGIGKGI, via the coding sequence ATGTTATTGTTAGAATTATTAAAAGCGTTGATTCTAGGAATTGTTGAAGGATTGACGGAATTTGCGCCAGTATCTTCTACAGGTCATATGATCTTAGTGGATGATATGTGGCTGAAATCTCCTGAATTTCTGGGCTCACAATCAGCGTTTACGTTTAAAATTGTTATACAGTTAGGTTCCGTGTTTGCAGCCGCATGGGTATTTAGAAAACGTTATTTCGAAATGTTGTACATAGGAAAATATCAACCTGCCGCTACAGAAACTGAATCAGCTGATGGTAAAATCGGCAAACGTGTTAAGCCGAAACGCTTAACTTTATGGCATGTACTTGTGGGTATGATTCCTGCTGGTATTTTAGGGTTGCTTTTTGATGACGTTATTGAAAAATACTTATTTAGTGTACCAACAGTAATGATTGGATTATTACTAGGTGCATTTTACATGATTTTCGCTCAAAAATTTAGCGAGCGCTATGCACATCGTGAAAATATCGACCAAATTACATTCTTCCAAGCTTTTGTTATTGGTTTATCACAAGCTGTAGCAATGTGGCCTGGATTCAGCCGTTCTGGTTCGACTATTTCAACAGGTGTATTAATGAAAATGAATTATAAAGCCGCTTCAGACTTTACATTCATTATGGCGGTTCCGATTATGCTTGCCGCAAGTCTTTTATCATTAGTCAAACATATCGGGTATATTCATTTAAGTCATATTCCATTTTACATCATTGGATTCTTAGCAGCGTTTATATTCGGATTACTTTCAATCCGTCTATTCCTAAACTTGATTAATCGTATTAAATTGATACCATTTGCGATTTATCGAATTATTTTAGTTATCTTCATCGCAATCCTTTACTTCGGTTTCGGTATTGGAAAAGGAATCTAA
- a CDS encoding YaiI/YqxD family protein has translation MTRVMIDGDACPVTDSVIRLTEGTGIFVVLVRSYSHFSMQDYPSHVTVKYVDDGPDMVDYKIVQLTGPSDIVITQDYGLASLLIGKARMVMHHNGMVYTENNMGRLLEQRYQHAQARQQGKHHKGPRRFTEEARTKFEQKFQYVIDEITS, from the coding sequence ATGACTCGGGTAATGATTGATGGTGATGCTTGTCCTGTTACAGATTCAGTAATTCGACTGACTGAAGGGACAGGCATTTTTGTTGTGTTAGTAAGAAGTTATTCGCATTTCTCGATGCAAGATTACCCCTCTCATGTAACAGTGAAGTATGTAGATGACGGTCCGGATATGGTTGATTATAAAATCGTACAGTTGACAGGTCCCTCAGATATTGTGATTACACAAGATTATGGTTTAGCAAGTTTGCTCATTGGAAAAGCACGTATGGTGATGCACCATAACGGAATGGTATATACTGAAAATAACATGGGACGCTTGTTAGAACAGCGGTATCAACATGCACAAGCACGCCAACAAGGTAAACATCATAAAGGTCCTCGTCGCTTCACTGAAGAAGCTCGTACAAAATTCGAACAAAAATTTCAGTATGTCATTGACGAAATTACTTCGTAA
- a CDS encoding TIGR00730 family Rossman fold protein produces MSLKRIAVYCGASKGKDPVYMERGYELGKYMAEHGYELVFGAGSVGIMGAIQNGVLDHGGSAIGVMPRSLDDKEITSQRLTELVLVDSLHGRKAKMSELADAFILAPGGAGSLEEFFETYSWAQIGIHDKPMAVFNINNFFIPLQTMLDEMIDAGFIDAKYRALAPLYDDLEALFESLENYESVGTRSYD; encoded by the coding sequence ATGAGTTTAAAAAGAATTGCTGTATATTGCGGCGCAAGCAAGGGTAAAGACCCTGTTTATATGGAACGTGGTTATGAACTTGGAAAATACATGGCAGAACATGGTTATGAATTAGTATTCGGAGCAGGTTCTGTAGGTATTATGGGCGCGATTCAAAATGGGGTTCTAGATCATGGAGGTTCAGCAATCGGTGTCATGCCGCGCAGTTTAGATGATAAAGAAATTACAAGTCAACGTCTCACTGAACTCGTATTGGTGGATTCATTGCATGGTCGTAAAGCAAAAATGTCAGAACTTGCTGATGCTTTCATTCTTGCTCCTGGCGGTGCAGGATCATTAGAAGAATTTTTCGAAACATATAGTTGGGCTCAAATCGGTATTCATGATAAACCTATGGCAGTTTTTAATATCAACAATTTCTTTATACCGCTTCAAACTATGCTTGATGAAATGATTGATGCAGGTTTTATCGATGCTAAATATCGCGCATTAGCACCATTATATGATGATTTAGAAGCTTTATTTGAGAGCCTGGAAAATTATGAATCGGTAGGTACACGAAGCTACGACTGA
- a CDS encoding GNAT family N-acetyltransferase: MSVYIETERLKLRDWEEKDLLPFQKMNANRQVRRFFPSILSYRRSELDMQAMKKNLEQDGIGLFAVELKESGEWIGFVGLNYIPANSQYNFPELPFYEIGWRLIPEVWDNGIATEGAKAVLGYATEKGLKDVFSIAAESNAASRRVMEKIGMTLMDTFELPAVSEIHPLRPQVRYHKRLNE, encoded by the coding sequence ATGAGCGTATATATAGAAACAGAACGATTAAAATTAAGAGATTGGGAAGAAAAAGATTTATTGCCATTTCAAAAAATGAATGCCAATAGACAAGTGCGTCGCTTTTTCCCGAGTATATTGAGTTATCGTCGTTCTGAACTAGACATGCAAGCGATGAAAAAGAATCTTGAACAAGATGGCATCGGTTTATTTGCAGTTGAACTAAAAGAAAGCGGGGAATGGATAGGTTTTGTAGGTCTTAACTACATTCCGGCAAATAGTCAATATAATTTTCCAGAACTGCCTTTTTATGAAATTGGCTGGCGGCTGATTCCAGAAGTATGGGATAACGGAATCGCGACTGAAGGCGCAAAAGCGGTTTTAGGTTATGCGACTGAAAAGGGATTGAAAGATGTATTTAGTATCGCTGCTGAATCCAATGCTGCTTCAAGACGTGTGATGGAAAAAATCGGTATGACGTTAATGGATACATTTGAATTACCTGCAGTATCTGAAATTCATCCATTACGACCGCAAGTGCGGTATCATAAGCGATTGAATGAATAA
- a CDS encoding SA0632 family lipoprotein, with protein sequence MKKIVMLLLASTLILGACGKNDEKAALQKDIDKLQKENKSLKATKDKLKKQKKDTQERVDKLQNEVNEKVASESVKQKSDAKSKEEDKKKSTSEDTKNKPENASGQNQTAKDKQTKDKQTKDKPAASTTTKDKTSGTAADKKNGNTP encoded by the coding sequence ATGAAGAAAATAGTGATGTTGCTGTTAGCATCTACATTGATTTTGGGTGCTTGTGGTAAAAATGATGAAAAAGCAGCGCTTCAAAAAGATATCGATAAATTACAAAAAGAAAATAAATCGTTAAAAGCTACTAAAGATAAACTTAAAAAACAGAAAAAAGATACGCAAGAACGCGTAGATAAACTTCAAAATGAAGTGAATGAAAAAGTGGCTTCTGAAAGCGTCAAACAAAAATCAGATGCAAAGAGTAAGGAAGAAGACAAGAAAAAATCAACTTCAGAAGATACCAAAAACAAACCTGAAAATGCATCAGGTCAAAATCAAACAGCAAAAGATAAGCAAACAAAAGATAAACAAACAAAAGACAAGCCGGCAGCTTCAACTACAACAAAAGATAAGACAAGCGGAACAGCAGCGGATAAGAAGAACGGCAATACTCCCTAA